A window of Apium graveolens cultivar Ventura chromosome 8, ASM990537v1, whole genome shotgun sequence contains these coding sequences:
- the LOC141679018 gene encoding uncharacterized protein LOC141679018 — protein MYGLFGSIGGFVVSLVGILLFCFLSCQAEGLNAEGVFLLKLKKGLRDEFNHLGNWNSSDQTPCLWSGVSCTSDIINPVVHSLQLRGMNLSGNISSSIGGLAFLTYLDISHNAFTGTIPKEIGDCSRLGTLYLNNNQFEGHIPPEICKLSLLIYLNLCNNKISGPIPEEVGNLSSLSELVAYSNKISGALPRSFGKLRSLRIFRAGQNAISGNLPAEIADCQNLHYLGLAQNRLEGNLPKGLGRLINLTDVILWGNYFSGFIPAELGNCTNLVTLALYQNNLVGKIPKEIASMKSLRKLYLYRNALNGSIPRDIGNLSKVLEIDFSENSLSGEIPVELSQIRSLSLLYLFENQLTGAIPDVFGSLKNLTKLDLSINHLTGSIPYSFQYLTNLKQLQLFDNFLTGSIPRWLGVYSQLWVVDVSNNYLTGKIPPRICQYSNIDTLNVGSNQLYGNIPEGLIHCGSLSQLRLSGNGLTGSFPSELCKMEKISAIELSQNKFSGSIPPEIGKCQQLQRLDLSGNYFASQLPKEIGNLNKLVEFNISSNFFTGQVPPEIFYCKALQHLDLSRNNFEGSIPNELGSLSQMELLKLSDNKLSGNIPVALGNLSRLLELQMGGNCFSGEIPNELGFLTGLQIAMNLSFNNLSGRIPSDLGNLILLEYLLLNNNHLAGEIPSTFGSLSSLLGCDFSNNNLSGPLPSVLVFLSMDVNSFLGNKGLCGGPLGDCNGKPSIDSGPPSQKEGARERKIAIGSAVVGGVSLILIVLIICIMRRQPIENISAIQDKVISTSVSDMYFPPKEGFTFEDLVEATNNFDDSHVVGKGAAGTVYKVVMQSGQTVAVKKLASNREGNNIDNGFRAEIKTLGKIRHRNIVKLYGFCYHRGYNLLLYEYLARGSLGELLHGSSCNLEWPIRFTIALGAAQGLLYLHHDCQPRIIHRDIKSNNILLDHDFEAHVGDFGLAKVIDMPQSKSMSAVAGSYGYIAPEYAYTMKVTEKCDIYSFGVVLLELITGKAPVQPIDQGGDLVTCVRNYVRNHSFTSGILDSSLTLEDEKIVSHVLTVLKIAIRCTSMNPNDRPSMREVVQMLIDSKKHERNGIPPQVFDSASEDDVPLNDDTL, from the exons ATGTATGGGTTATTTGGGTCAATAGGAGGTTTTGTTGTTAGTTTAGTGGGGATTTTACTATTTTGTTTTCTAAGTTGTCAAGCTGAGGGGTTGAATGCTGAAGGAGTGTTTCTGTTGAAGTTAAAGAAAGGACTCCGAGATGAGTTTAATCACCTAGGAAACTGGAATTCTAGTGATCAGACTCCTTGTTTATGGAGTGGGGTGAGTTGCACAAGCGATATTATTAATCCGGTTGTGCATTCTCTTCAATTGAGGGGTATGAATCTTTCGGGAAACATAAGCTCTAGTATAGGTGGTTTGGCTTTCTTAACTTACCTTGATATCTCACACAATGCATTCACTGGAACGATTCCTAAGGAGATAGGAGATTGTTCAAGGTTGGGTactctttatttgaataataatcaGTTTGAAGGGCACATTCCACCTGAAATTTGTAAACTATCCTTGTTAATATACTTGAATTTGTGCAATAATAAGATCTCTGGTCCTATCCCTGAAGAAGTCGGGAATTTATCTTCATTGTCTGAGTTGGTGGCTTACTCAAACAAGATTAGTGGTGCATTGCCTCGTTCTTTTGGAAAGCTTCGGAGTTTGAGAATATTTAGGGCTGGACAAAATGCAATTTCTGGGAATTTGCCTGCAGAAATAGCTGATTGTCAGAATTTGCACTATCTTGGTCTGGCTCAAAATCGTTTAGAAGGTAATTTACCTAAAGGACTAGGCAGACTTATAAACTTGACAGATGTCATTCTTTGGGgtaattatttttctggatttatacCAGCAGAACTAGGGAATTGTACGAATCTTGTGACTCTTGCCCTTTACCAGAACAATCTTGTTGGAAAAATTCCGAAGGAGATAGCTAGCATGAAATCTTTGAGGAAGTTATACTTGTATAGAAATGCATTGAATGGTTCGATTCCTAGGGATATTGGAAACCTTTCAAAGGTTTTAGAAATTGATTTTTCAGAAAATTCTCTTAGTGGAGAAATTCCTGTTGAGTTGAGTCAGATAAGGAGTTTATCTTTGCTTTATCTGTTTGAGAATCAGCTCACAGGTGCTATACCAGACGTGTTTGGTAGCTTGAAGAACTTGACAAAGCTCGATCTATCTATCAATCACCTCACTGGCTCTATTCCATATAGTTTTCAATATTTAACTAATTTGAAACAGCTTCAGCTCTTTGACAATTTTCTTACTGGAAGCATTCCTCGATGGCTTGGGGTCTACAGTCAACTTTGGGTAGTTGATGTTTCTAATAATTACTTGACTGGAAAAATTCCTCCTCGTATTTGTCAGTACTCAAACATAGATACACTGAATGTGGGGTCTAATCAGCTCTATGGGAACATTCCAGAAGGACTTATACATTGTGGATCATTGAGTCAACTTCGGCTGAGTGGGAATGGACTAACTGGGAGCTTTCCTTCTGAGCTTTGCAAAATGGAGAAAATATCTGCTATCGAATTAAGCCAGAACAAGTTCAGTGGTTCTATACCTCCTGAAATCGGAAAATGCCAACAACTGCAAAGACTCGATCTTTCAGGCAATTACTTCGCATCCCAGTTGCCAAAGGAAATAGGTAATTTGAATAAGTTGGTGGAGTTCAATATTTCTTCAAATTTCTTTACAGGACAGGTTCCACCTGAAATTTTTTATTGCAAGGCGCTTCAACATCTTGATCTCAGCCGAAATAACTTTGAGGGTTCTATACCAAATGAGCTAGGAAGTCTATCACAGATGGAACTTCTTAAGCTTTCCGATAATAAGTTATCTGGTAATATACCAGTAGCATTGGGAAATCTCTCACGTTTGTTGGAGTTGCAGATGGGTGGAAATTGTTTCTCTGGTGAAATACCAAATGAGTTGGGTTTTCTTACTGGATTACAGATTGCAATGAATTTAAGTTTTAATAATCTCTCTGGCCGAATACCATCTGACTTGGGGAACCTAATTTTACTGGAATACCTACTGCTTAATAACAATCATTTGGCTGGTGAAATTCCGTCTACATTTGGAAGTTTGTCAAGTTTATTGGGATGTGATTTCTCCAACAATAATCTCTCTGGACCCCTGCCTTCCGTATTAGTGTTCCTTAGCATGGATGTGAACAGCTTTCTTGGTAACAAAGGACTATGTGGTGGTCCCTTAGGTGATTGCAACGGGAAACCATCTATTGATTCAGGTCCACCTTCACAAAAAGAAGGTGCTCGAGAAAGGAAAATTGCTATTGGTTCTGCTGTAGTAGGTGGAGTTTCTCTAATTCTCATCGTACTCATAATATGTATCATGAGGCGGCAACCAATTGAGAATATTTCTGCTATTCAGGATAAAGTTATATCAACGTCAGTCTCTGATATGTATTTCCCTCCAAAAGAGGGGTTCACATTTGAGGATCTTGTTGAGGCAACTAACAACTTCGATGATAGTCATGTTGTTGGAAAAGGAGCTGCTGGGACAGTTTATAAAGTAGTTATGCAGTCTGGACAAACAGTTGCAGTTAAGAAACTTGCATCTAATAGAGAGGGAAATAATATCGATAATGGTTTCCGAGCCGAAATTAAAACTCTGGGAAAGATTAGACATCGAAACATTGTCAAGCTATATGGTTTTTGTTATCACCGGGGTTACAATTTGCTTCTCTATGAGTACCTTGCAAGGGGTAGCTTGGGAGAATTACTCCATGGATCATCTTGCAACTTGGAATGGCCGATACGCTTCACAATTGCGCTTGGGGCTGCTCAAGGTCTTTTATATTTACATCATGACTGCCAGCCGAGGATTATACACCGTGATATAAAATCAAACAACATTTTACTTGATCATGATTTTGAAGCTCATGTTGGTGACTTTGGTTTGGCAAAGGTTATTGACATGCCTCAGTCCAAGTCCATGTCTGCTGTTGCAGGATCATATGGATACATTGCCCCTG AGTATGCATACACTATGAAGGTTACAGAAAAATGCGATATCTATAGCTTTGGGGTTGTGTTACTGGAGTTAATAACAGGGAAAGCTCCTGTACAACCGATAGACCAAGGTGGTGATCTAGTTACATGTGTGAGGAATTACGTCCGAAATCATTCATTCACGTCTGGCATACTTGATAGTAGTTTGACTTTGGAAGATGAGAAAATTGTGAGTCACGTGCTCACTGTTTTAAAGATTGCTATAAGGTGCACAAGCATGAATCCCAATGATCGTCCATCGATGAGAGAGGTTGTTCAGATGCTTATCGATTCTAAAAAGCACGAAAGAAATGGAATCCCACCTCAGGTTTTTGATTCTGCTTCAGAAGATGATGTTCCATTGAACGACGACACCTTGTGA